From the genome of Erythrobacter litoralis, one region includes:
- a CDS encoding PaaI family thioesterase has protein sequence MNDISSDGYAHSEIETEGEFAGWAYWPGDPYERRSGPFYRKREKNGEQVCAFRAEPRHMNGAGFMHGGCLLTFADFALFAIASDELGEDNAVTMNLSGDFLGAVPPGALVEARGEVTRGGGKTIFVRGLVTGNGKPALSFTGIIRRLAAR, from the coding sequence ATGAACGACATATCGAGCGACGGTTACGCGCACAGCGAGATCGAGACCGAAGGCGAGTTCGCGGGCTGGGCCTACTGGCCGGGCGATCCTTACGAACGGCGTTCCGGCCCGTTCTACCGCAAGCGCGAGAAGAACGGCGAGCAGGTCTGCGCCTTCCGGGCAGAGCCGCGCCACATGAACGGGGCTGGCTTCATGCATGGCGGGTGCCTTCTGACTTTCGCCGATTTCGCGCTCTTCGCGATAGCCTCGGACGAGTTGGGCGAGGACAATGCGGTGACGATGAACCTGTCGGGCGATTTTCTCGGGGCGGTACCGCCGGGCGCGCTGGTCGAGGCGCGCGGCGAGGTGACACGCGGTGGCGGCAAGACGATTTTCGTACGCGGCCTCGTCACCGGAAACGGCAAGCCGGCCCTTTCCTTCACCGGAATCATCCGGCGCCTCGCCGCGCGCTGA
- a CDS encoding putative 2OG-Fe(II) oxygenase, with translation MAQTRFLFATPFLIDRLQSPEGIAALRESIIARRAHDPDGVQISNIGGWHSDTRMIEWGGEAARALAFKAFTMAEEGAVNIARDQGRDYGWVPEMWANVSEKRHANQYHTHPGSLWLAVAYIDDGYDGSDDPALGGELQLLDPRMPMVRMGSLDLRFKDTDGRVQNNEPMIRPQTGLIVMFPSWLQHSVRGFYGPGTRISVAINLVPALKPPTAAKR, from the coding sequence GTGGCCCAGACCCGGTTCCTCTTCGCTACCCCCTTCCTTATCGATCGCCTGCAGAGCCCGGAAGGCATTGCCGCCCTGCGCGAATCGATCATCGCTCGCAGGGCGCACGATCCAGACGGCGTGCAGATCTCCAATATCGGCGGATGGCATTCCGACACGCGCATGATCGAGTGGGGCGGTGAAGCGGCGCGCGCGCTCGCGTTCAAGGCCTTCACCATGGCCGAGGAAGGCGCGGTCAACATCGCCCGCGATCAGGGTCGCGATTATGGCTGGGTCCCGGAAATGTGGGCCAATGTCTCGGAAAAGCGGCATGCCAACCAGTATCACACCCACCCGGGGAGCCTGTGGTTGGCGGTCGCCTATATCGATGATGGCTATGATGGTTCGGACGATCCCGCGCTCGGTGGGGAATTGCAGCTGCTCGACCCGCGCATGCCCATGGTGCGGATGGGATCGCTCGACCTGAGGTTCAAGGACACTGACGGGCGCGTGCAGAACAACGAGCCGATGATCCGCCCCCAGACCGGCCTGATCGTGATGTTCCCGAGCTGGCTGCAGCATTCCGTGCGCGGCTTTTACGGACCCGGAACCCGCATCTCGGTCGCGATAAACCTCGTGCCCGCCCTGAAACCCCCAACGGCAGCGAAGCGATGA
- a CDS encoding nuclear transport factor 2 family protein, whose amino-acid sequence MADITPVLDAAETRLMQAWLERDRAAVKGLVASDCVMMFGTAPPVLLDRASFLAAMDGGLVLTGFRFREVTARRHGGGAWFTGHVELELELGRHRWNGGFLLTDLFVRGKVRRRWKLVERSLAPVEANEALSDGIRRLQLWR is encoded by the coding sequence ATGGCAGACATTACGCCCGTTCTCGATGCTGCCGAGACGCGCCTGATGCAGGCCTGGCTGGAGCGCGACCGGGCGGCGGTGAAGGGCCTAGTCGCATCCGATTGCGTGATGATGTTCGGCACCGCTCCGCCGGTTCTACTCGACCGGGCGAGCTTCCTCGCCGCGATGGATGGGGGGCTGGTGCTCACGGGTTTCCGCTTCCGCGAAGTCACGGCCCGCCGCCATGGTGGGGGCGCGTGGTTTACCGGCCATGTGGAGCTCGAACTCGAACTGGGCCGTCACCGCTGGAATGGCGGCTTTCTCCTCACCGACCTGTTTGTGCGGGGGAAGGTCCGCCGCCGCTGGAAACTCGTCGAGCGCAGCCTCGCGCCGGTCGAGGCGAACGAGGCGCTGTCGGACGGGATCCGCCGCCTGCAATTGTGGCGCTGA
- a CDS encoding phosphoglycerate kinase, which translates to MSTFRTLDDLTDDLTGQVALVRVDLNLPMKEGSASDVTRVEAVKPTILELAGRGAKVLLLAHFGRPKGQRSSTLSTSYVVGDVEKVLDREIMFIPEVMGPVVEQSVGILRAGDIGLLENTRFWPGEAANDPNFAQGMAAAGDFFVNDAFSVSHRAHASTEGIAHHLPAYAGRSMEAELKALDAALGNPETPVAAIVGGAKVSTKLAVLEHLVTRVQHLIIGGGMANTFLAARGVDVGKSLCEHDLADTASRIMDEADHAGCTVHLPYDVVVAEEFAPNPASMRTCNVHEVGENEMILDLGPQATEALADVLKTCRTVVWNGPLGAFETEPFDAATMTLARTAAALTKEGSLISVAGGGDTVAALAQAGVVEDFSYISTAGGAFLEWMEGKQLPGVAALSA; encoded by the coding sequence ATGAGCACTTTCAGGACACTGGACGACCTCACCGATGACCTCACCGGCCAGGTCGCGCTGGTGCGGGTCGATCTGAACCTGCCGATGAAGGAAGGTTCGGCGAGCGACGTGACCCGGGTAGAGGCGGTGAAGCCGACGATCCTCGAACTCGCCGGACGCGGGGCGAAGGTCCTGCTGCTGGCCCATTTCGGTCGTCCCAAGGGCCAGCGCTCCTCGACCCTGTCGACGAGCTATGTCGTGGGTGATGTCGAGAAGGTGCTGGACCGGGAAATCATGTTCATCCCCGAGGTCATGGGGCCGGTCGTCGAACAATCCGTCGGCATTCTGCGCGCCGGAGACATCGGCCTGCTCGAAAACACCCGCTTCTGGCCGGGCGAGGCGGCGAACGACCCGAATTTCGCGCAGGGCATGGCGGCGGCAGGCGATTTCTTCGTCAACGACGCTTTCTCCGTCTCGCACCGCGCGCATGCCTCGACCGAGGGGATCGCGCACCACCTTCCGGCCTATGCGGGCCGCTCGATGGAGGCGGAGCTAAAGGCACTGGATGCAGCACTCGGCAATCCCGAAACGCCGGTCGCGGCGATCGTCGGCGGGGCGAAGGTCTCAACCAAGCTCGCCGTGCTCGAGCATCTCGTGACCCGTGTCCAGCATCTCATCATCGGCGGCGGCATGGCGAACACGTTCCTCGCTGCGCGCGGGGTCGATGTTGGCAAGTCACTGTGCGAGCACGATCTCGCCGATACCGCTTCGCGCATCATGGACGAGGCCGATCATGCCGGCTGCACCGTGCACCTTCCCTATGACGTGGTCGTGGCCGAGGAATTCGCCCCCAACCCTGCGAGCATGCGCACCTGCAACGTCCACGAGGTGGGCGAGAACGAGATGATCCTCGATCTCGGCCCGCAGGCGACCGAAGCGCTTGCCGACGTGCTCAAGACCTGCCGCACTGTCGTCTGGAACGGGCCGCTTGGCGCGTTCGAGACCGAGCCTTTCGATGCCGCCACCATGACCCTTGCCCGGACGGCGGCGGCGCTGACCAAGGAAGGCTCGCTCATCAGCGTGGCGGGGGGAGGCGATACGGTCGCGGCTCTCGCCCAGGCGGGCGTTGTCGAAGATTTCAGCTATATTTCAACCGCCGGCGGCGCTTTCCTCGAATGGATGGAAGGCAAACAGCTGCCCGGGGTCGCGGCGCTTTCGGCCTGA
- the gap gene encoding type I glyceraldehyde-3-phosphate dehydrogenase, which produces MATKVAINGFGRIGRLVARAILERGDHDLELVSINDLADAKSNALLFAYDSVHGRFDGEVSSDEGSITVNGKRIAVTAERDPGKLPHGEMGVDIALECTGFFQSDEAARPHIAAGAKRVLISAPASGVSKTIVYGVNHDSLTAEDDIVSNASCTTNCLAPVAKVLNDTVGITRGFMTTIHSYTNDQRMLDQIHKDLRRARAGAANMIPTTTGAARAVGLVLPELNGKLDGSSVRVPTPNVSLVDLVFVPGRETSAEELNAALKAAAEGAMKGVLDYTDDPLVSSDFNHYPASSTVDSLETSVMEGQLARVVSWYDNEWGFSNRMIDTAGVMAKFL; this is translated from the coding sequence ATGGCGACGAAAGTTGCGATCAACGGTTTTGGCCGCATCGGGCGGCTTGTGGCGCGTGCGATCCTTGAGCGGGGCGATCACGATCTCGAACTCGTCTCGATCAACGATCTTGCCGATGCCAAGTCCAACGCGCTGCTTTTCGCCTATGATAGCGTCCATGGCCGCTTCGACGGCGAAGTCTCGTCGGACGAGGGTTCGATCACGGTCAATGGCAAGCGGATCGCCGTCACCGCCGAGCGTGATCCGGGCAAGCTGCCGCATGGCGAGATGGGCGTCGACATCGCCCTCGAATGCACCGGCTTCTTCCAGTCCGACGAAGCCGCGCGGCCGCATATCGCTGCCGGCGCCAAGCGCGTGCTGATCTCCGCGCCCGCCTCGGGCGTCTCCAAGACGATCGTCTACGGCGTCAACCACGATAGCCTGACGGCCGAGGACGACATCGTCTCCAATGCGAGCTGCACCACCAATTGCCTCGCCCCGGTCGCCAAGGTGCTGAACGACACGGTCGGCATCACGCGCGGCTTCATGACCACGATCCATTCCTACACCAACGACCAGCGCATGCTCGACCAGATCCACAAGGATCTGCGCCGGGCGCGCGCCGGTGCTGCGAACATGATCCCGACGACCACCGGCGCCGCGCGCGCGGTTGGGCTCGTCCTGCCGGAACTCAACGGAAAGCTGGATGGCTCCTCCGTGCGGGTGCCGACGCCCAATGTGAGCCTTGTCGACCTGGTCTTCGTGCCGGGCCGCGAAACGAGCGCCGAGGAACTCAACGCTGCGCTGAAAGCCGCGGCCGAAGGCGCGATGAAGGGTGTCCTCGATTACACCGACGACCCGCTCGTATCCTCGGACTTCAACCATTACCCTGCGAGTTCGACCGTCGACAGTCTCGAAACCTCGGTCATGGAAGGCCAGCTCGCCCGCGTCGTCAGCTGGTACGACAACGAATGGGGCTTCTCGAACCGCATGATCGACACCGCCGGAGTGATGGCGAAGTTCCTCTGA
- the tkt gene encoding transketolase: MTKDTARLQRMANAIRALSMDAVQAANSGHPGMPMGMADVATVLFDGHVKFDPARPDWPDRDRFVLSAGHGSMLIYSLLHLTGYARPTIEDIRNFRQLGSPCAGHPENFLLEGVECTTGPLGQGLAMAVGMAIAERHLNAVFGDDLVDHRTWVIAGDGCLMEGINHEAIGLAGHLHLGKLVVLWDDNRITIDGATDLSTSEDIKARYEATGWHVVECDGHDFGDIERAITEAKETNRPSLVACRTVIGKGSPGKQGTAATHGAPLGAEEIAATREMLGWDHEPFVIPDDVLEDWRSTADAGRNALGDWEVRLNDSAQKTEFERRMAGELPDSNVLGQHIAKLVADPQGVATRKASEMALAVLNPAVPEMMGGSADLTGSNNTKAGDIKAFTADDYSGRYIYYGIREFGMAAAMNGMALHGGVIPYGGTFLVFTDYARGAIRLSALQQARVIYVMTHDSIGLGEDGPTHQPIEHLASLRAIPNLLVLRPADAVETAECWQVALEQESRPSVLALSRQGLRQLRLEEREDNPCARGGYRVREATNARKVVILASGSEVALAVDAADALEAEGVGVDVVSMVSTDLFDEQPDDYRADLLPDDGLIVSLEAASTYGWERYTSNRAFPRGLTIGLDRFGASAPARDLFERFGFTPDKVVSQIKEKLNG, translated from the coding sequence ATGACGAAAGACACTGCCCGGCTTCAGAGAATGGCCAACGCCATTCGGGCTCTTTCCATGGATGCCGTCCAGGCCGCCAATTCGGGCCATCCGGGCATGCCGATGGGTATGGCGGATGTCGCGACCGTGCTGTTCGATGGGCACGTCAAGTTCGATCCCGCACGCCCCGACTGGCCCGACCGCGACCGCTTCGTGCTGTCGGCGGGGCACGGCTCGATGCTGATCTATTCGCTGCTCCATCTCACCGGCTATGCCCGGCCCACGATCGAGGACATCCGCAATTTTCGCCAGCTCGGAAGCCCCTGTGCGGGGCATCCCGAGAACTTCCTGCTCGAAGGCGTCGAATGCACCACCGGACCATTGGGTCAGGGGCTTGCGATGGCTGTCGGCATGGCAATCGCGGAACGGCATCTCAATGCGGTCTTCGGCGACGACCTGGTCGATCACCGGACCTGGGTGATCGCGGGCGACGGCTGCCTGATGGAAGGCATCAACCACGAGGCGATCGGCCTTGCCGGGCACCTCCATCTTGGCAAGCTGGTCGTGCTGTGGGACGATAACCGCATCACGATCGACGGCGCGACCGACCTGTCGACCTCAGAGGACATCAAGGCCCGCTACGAAGCGACCGGGTGGCACGTGGTCGAATGCGACGGACACGATTTCGGCGATATCGAGCGCGCAATCACAGAGGCGAAGGAGACGAACCGCCCCTCGCTCGTCGCCTGCCGGACCGTGATCGGCAAGGGTTCGCCGGGCAAGCAGGGCACGGCGGCGACGCATGGCGCTCCGCTCGGTGCCGAGGAAATTGCTGCGACCCGCGAGATGCTGGGCTGGGATCACGAGCCTTTCGTCATTCCCGATGACGTGCTTGAAGATTGGCGCAGCACTGCCGATGCGGGGCGCAACGCGCTCGGTGACTGGGAAGTGCGCCTCAATGACAGCGCGCAGAAGACCGAGTTCGAGCGCCGCATGGCCGGCGAACTGCCCGATAGCAACGTTCTCGGCCAGCACATCGCCAAGCTTGTCGCCGATCCGCAAGGCGTTGCGACCCGCAAGGCGAGCGAGATGGCGCTCGCAGTGCTCAACCCGGCCGTGCCCGAAATGATGGGCGGCAGCGCCGACCTCACCGGATCGAACAACACCAAGGCGGGCGACATCAAGGCCTTCACCGCCGACGATTATTCGGGGCGCTACATTTATTACGGCATCCGCGAATTCGGCATGGCCGCTGCGATGAACGGCATGGCGCTGCATGGCGGCGTCATCCCCTATGGCGGGACCTTTCTCGTCTTTACCGATTACGCGCGCGGTGCGATCCGCCTGTCCGCGCTCCAGCAGGCCCGCGTGATCTATGTCATGACCCATGACAGCATCGGGCTTGGCGAAGACGGGCCGACGCACCAGCCGATCGAACATCTCGCGAGCCTGCGCGCGATCCCGAACCTGCTTGTCCTGCGACCGGCCGATGCGGTCGAAACCGCCGAATGCTGGCAGGTCGCGCTTGAACAGGAGAGCCGCCCCAGCGTGCTGGCGCTCTCGCGCCAGGGGCTGCGGCAATTGCGGCTCGAGGAGCGCGAGGACAATCCTTGCGCGCGCGGAGGATACCGTGTGCGCGAGGCGACGAACGCGCGCAAGGTCGTGATCCTCGCTAGCGGCTCCGAAGTCGCGCTCGCCGTGGACGCGGCCGATGCGCTCGAGGCCGAGGGGGTCGGCGTCGACGTCGTCTCGATGGTCTCGACCGACCTGTTCGATGAACAGCCGGACGATTACCGCGCCGATCTCCTTCCCGATGACGGCCTGATCGTCAGCCTCGAGGCGGCGAGCACTTACGGCTGGGAACGCTACACCTCGAACCGCGCCTTTCCGCGAGGCCTGACGATCGGCCTCGACCGCTTCGGCGCTTCGGCGCCGGCGCGCGACCTGTTCGAGCGTTTCGGTTTCACCCCCGACAAGGTCGTTTCGCAGATAAAAGAAAAACTGAACGGATAA